In Candidatus Bathyarchaeota archaeon, a single window of DNA contains:
- a CDS encoding 6-bladed beta-propeller, translating to MSFSPNDNSKNRKQLRENLLAWSTIVIAISIVLVLTLLATNSIAKPTAVAYACKLCWGSYGSDNGEFDNPYDVTVDASGIIYVADTYNHRVQKFTSTGAFAGSWGDRGNNDGQFNYTMGIAVDAAGNVYIADAGNHRIQKFTSQGAFLQAWGNYGDGKGQFKYPYDVTVDGKGNIYVADAGNHRVQKFTETGSFLASWGSYGEKAGEFKYPHGMVVDDLGNIYVADYYNHRVQKFTGNGEHITQWGTYGSDDGQFRNPKGVAVDSAGNIYVADYYNHRIQKFTSRGEFISSWGSEGAGEGQFCTPKGVAVDSAGNIYVADTGNHRVQKFQLGATSYEPVSDVADGSLPFLLLGTSGVTQKLLASPTAEMALSAYVSTMALVALVFKRR from the coding sequence ATGAGTTTTTCGCCTAACGATAATTCAAAGAATCGCAAACAACTGCGAGAAAACCTGCTTGCATGGTCCACGATAGTCATTGCAATTAGTATAGTCTTAGTGTTAACACTGCTTGCTACAAACAGCATCGCCAAACCAACTGCAGTTGCATACGCCTGTAAACTATGTTGGGGCAGCTATGGCTCAGATAACGGTGAATTCGATAATCCTTATGACGTTACCGTTGACGCTTCAGGAATCATCTATGTAGCTGACACGTACAATCACCGCGTTCAGAAATTCACCAGTACAGGCGCCTTCGCAGGGTCTTGGGGCGACCGCGGCAATAATGATGGACAATTCAACTACACGATGGGTATCGCTGTTGATGCTGCAGGAAACGTTTACATAGCGGATGCAGGAAATCATCGGATTCAAAAATTCACCAGCCAGGGTGCTTTTCTACAGGCATGGGGCAATTATGGCGATGGCAAGGGACAATTCAAGTACCCTTACGATGTTACTGTGGATGGCAAAGGGAATATTTACGTGGCAGACGCAGGCAATCACCGCGTTCAGAAATTCACTGAAACTGGCAGCTTTTTAGCTTCGTGGGGCAGTTACGGAGAAAAAGCTGGAGAGTTTAAATATCCTCACGGTATGGTAGTTGACGACTTAGGAAACATCTATGTGGCTGATTATTATAACCACCGCGTGCAAAAATTCACAGGCAACGGCGAGCACATAACGCAATGGGGTACGTACGGCAGCGATGATGGACAATTCCGAAACCCGAAGGGTGTTGCAGTTGACAGCGCAGGAAACATTTACGTAGCTGATTATTATAACCACCGCATACAAAAGTTCACCAGCAGAGGTGAATTCATATCCTCTTGGGGTAGTGAAGGCGCTGGTGAGGGCCAATTCTGCACTCCTAAGGGAGTCGCTGTTGATAGCGCAGGTAACATCTACGTGGCAGACACAGGTAATCACCGTGTCCAAAAGTTTCAGCTTGGGGCAACTTCCTATGAACCTGTCTCTGACGTGGCAGACGGCAGTTTGCCCTTTTTACTGCTTGGTACGTCTGGTGTGACGCAGAAGCTATTAGCGTCACCGACAGCGGAAATGGCGCTTTCTGCATATGTCAGCACAATGGCGTTGGTTGCATTGGTCTTCAAAAGACGTTAA